One Desertibacillus haloalkaliphilus DNA window includes the following coding sequences:
- the hisC gene encoding histidinol-phosphate transaminase: MEAKKQLIGLPPYKPGKPIEEVKREFGLNEVIKLASNENPFGASKQAQEAIRHLATETAVYPDGYAAELRQKVSAFLNVEQEQLVFGNGSDEVIQMLCRTFLTSDTNTVTATPTFSQYKLNAVIEGAEIREVPLKDGVHDLQAMLRAIDQQTRIVWVCNPNNPSGTYVNEQEFRSFLEQVPDHVLVVSDEAYYEYVTAKDFPQTLPLVEEFENLLVLRTFSKAYGLAALRIGYGVAQRSVISLLDPVRPPFNTTTIAHASAIAALGDQAFINDCVERNNEGIKQYVDFCNKHELTYYPTQTNFILIDFNRSGDEVFDYLLRRGYIVRSGEALGFPTCVRITVGSKEQNQGIIEELTTWLEQTKVSN, encoded by the coding sequence ATGGAAGCAAAGAAACAATTAATTGGACTACCACCTTATAAGCCAGGAAAACCAATCGAAGAAGTGAAACGTGAGTTTGGATTGAACGAAGTGATCAAACTAGCATCAAATGAAAATCCTTTCGGTGCTTCTAAACAAGCTCAAGAGGCGATTCGACATTTGGCGACAGAAACAGCGGTGTATCCTGATGGATACGCAGCAGAACTACGTCAAAAAGTGTCAGCATTTTTAAATGTCGAACAAGAGCAGCTTGTTTTTGGTAATGGTTCTGATGAAGTCATTCAAATGCTTTGTCGTACATTTTTGACGTCAGATACCAATACGGTAACCGCTACTCCAACCTTTTCACAATACAAATTAAATGCCGTCATTGAAGGAGCGGAAATTCGCGAGGTCCCCCTAAAAGATGGTGTCCATGACTTGCAAGCGATGCTTCGTGCCATTGATCAACAAACACGAATTGTTTGGGTATGTAACCCGAATAATCCATCAGGTACGTATGTGAATGAACAGGAATTCCGCTCGTTTTTAGAACAAGTTCCAGATCACGTCCTAGTCGTATCGGATGAAGCGTATTATGAGTATGTAACGGCGAAGGACTTTCCACAGACGCTTCCACTTGTAGAAGAGTTTGAAAACTTACTTGTGTTGCGGACGTTCTCAAAGGCTTATGGGTTAGCGGCACTACGTATTGGGTATGGTGTTGCTCAGCGATCCGTTATTTCATTACTCGACCCCGTTCGACCGCCATTTAATACAACGACCATTGCTCATGCTTCAGCAATTGCCGCTTTAGGTGATCAAGCATTTATTAATGATTGTGTTGAGCGTAATAATGAAGGAATCAAGCAATATGTTGATTTTTGTAACAAACATGAATTGACATACTATCCAACGCAAACTAATTTTATTTTGATTGACTTCAACCGCTCTGGTGATGAAGTGTTTGACTACTTGCTTCGTCGAGGATATATTGTCCGTTCCGGTGAGGCACTTGGTTTTCCAACGTGTGTACGCATCACTGTTGGCAGTAAAGAGCAGAATCAGGGTATTATTGAAGAGCTTACAACATGGCTAGAACAGACAAAAGTTTCGAATTAA
- the trpA gene encoding tryptophan synthase subunit alpha, translating to MSNVRFKEQVENKKDLFIPFITAGDPHPDVTIDLALALQEGGADVLELGIPYSDPLADGPVIQRSAKRALQHGMTIEKAIALVSRMRERGLTIPLVIFTYYNPLLQLGIERFFELAHEHQIDGLLVPDLPYEESQELAKQCREQEVAYISLVAPTSNQRIAMIAKEAQGFLYCVSSLGVTGVRDTFDPRVYDFLSLVKENSPVPVAVGFGISKRDQVEALANHCDGVIVGSAIIKMVEQLESQLIDEKFRDEALSEIKRFVVSLISS from the coding sequence ATGAGTAATGTTCGTTTTAAAGAGCAGGTTGAAAACAAGAAAGATTTATTTATCCCTTTTATCACAGCAGGTGATCCACATCCAGACGTAACCATTGACTTAGCACTAGCTCTACAAGAGGGTGGTGCAGATGTGTTGGAGCTTGGAATCCCTTATTCAGATCCTTTAGCAGATGGACCAGTCATTCAGCGCTCAGCAAAACGAGCATTGCAGCATGGGATGACAATTGAAAAGGCGATAGCGCTTGTTTCTCGTATGAGAGAACGAGGATTAACGATCCCACTTGTTATTTTTACGTATTACAATCCATTGTTACAACTAGGAATCGAGCGATTTTTTGAACTGGCACACGAGCATCAGATTGATGGTTTACTCGTTCCTGATTTACCATACGAAGAAAGTCAAGAACTCGCTAAGCAATGTCGGGAGCAAGAGGTTGCGTATATTTCACTTGTAGCACCTACATCAAATCAAAGGATCGCAATGATTGCTAAAGAAGCACAAGGGTTCCTTTATTGTGTCTCTTCTCTTGGTGTTACGGGCGTTCGAGATACGTTTGACCCAAGAGTTTATGACTTTTTATCGTTAGTGAAGGAGAATAGCCCTGTACCGGTAGCTGTTGGCTTTGGCATCTCAAAGCGAGATCAAGTAGAAGCACTAGCTAACCATTGTGACGGTGTGATTGTGGGGAGTGCAATTATTAAAATGGTTGAACAACTAGAATCGCAGTTAATTGACGAAAAATTTAGAGATGAAGCGCTTTCAGAGATAAAAAGGTTTGTAGTATCGCTCATTTCATCGTAA
- the qcrB gene encoding menaquinol-cytochrome c reductase cytochrome b subunit yields MLQKIYDWVDERLDITPMWRDIADHEVPEHVNPAHHFSAFVYCFGGLTFFITVIQILSGMFLTMYYVPDIINAYQSVSYLQNEVAFGVIVRGMHHWGASLVIVMMFLHTLRVFFTGSYKKPRELNWVVGVLIFFVMLGLGFTGYLLPWDMKAYFATVVGLQIAEAVPVVGGFAKTLLAGGEIIGAQTLTRFFAIHVFFLPGALLGLLGAHFFMIRKQGISGPL; encoded by the coding sequence ATGTTACAAAAAATCTATGATTGGGTAGACGAACGTCTGGATATTACGCCTATGTGGCGAGATATTGCTGACCATGAGGTGCCTGAGCACGTTAACCCAGCACATCACTTTTCAGCTTTTGTTTATTGTTTTGGCGGGTTAACATTCTTTATTACAGTTATCCAGATTCTTTCTGGTATGTTTTTAACGATGTATTATGTACCAGATATTATTAATGCTTACCAATCTGTTTCCTATTTGCAAAATGAAGTAGCCTTTGGTGTGATCGTTCGTGGTATGCACCACTGGGGCGCTAGTTTGGTAATCGTAATGATGTTTTTACATACGTTACGCGTATTCTTTACCGGTTCATACAAGAAACCTCGTGAGTTAAACTGGGTTGTAGGTGTACTTATCTTCTTTGTTATGTTAGGGCTTGGTTTTACAGGGTACTTATTACCTTGGGATATGAAAGCGTATTTTGCGACTGTTGTAGGTCTGCAAATTGCTGAAGCTGTTCCAGTTGTCGGTGGATTTGCGAAAACGTTACTTGCAGGTGGAGAAATTATTGGTGCGCAAACGCTAACACGTTTCTTTGCGATCCATGTCTTCTTCTTACCAGGTGCGTTACTCGGACTTCTAGGGGCTCACTTCTTTATGATTCGAAAACAAGGTATTTCAGGTCCGTTATAG
- the ypjB gene encoding sporulation protein YpjB, which translates to MRTIVSLFLILLVLFPGVTFAEHEQDNNKWQELNQLADRALHLVKEEKFDEAKQLLDSFSEQFLSVHYNHNELSMNDLRIVTTTYEKAMAAVTEVSASHEDRVMNMTEFRLAIDALSNEHNPLWVKSERSVMGAFSAMKTAANEGDSQTFQHRLNDFLKQYQMIRAALVIDLEPHHTQRLESHIQFVERQRHDFVNDSEKVKHLDVMEEDFKALYQQFQEDSSDPSLLWVIISVGGMIIVSLSYVGWKKYKAEKKKVKVEE; encoded by the coding sequence ATGCGTACGATTGTTTCGCTATTTTTAATACTTTTAGTACTTTTTCCAGGCGTGACTTTTGCCGAACATGAGCAGGATAATAATAAATGGCAGGAACTAAATCAGCTTGCCGATCGGGCGTTACACCTTGTTAAGGAAGAAAAATTTGATGAAGCAAAGCAATTACTTGATTCCTTTTCTGAACAGTTTTTATCCGTGCATTACAATCACAACGAATTATCAATGAATGACTTGAGAATCGTTACAACTACATATGAAAAGGCGATGGCAGCTGTAACTGAAGTGTCAGCAAGTCATGAAGATCGTGTGATGAACATGACCGAGTTTCGCTTAGCGATTGATGCATTATCTAATGAACACAACCCATTATGGGTGAAGTCAGAACGTAGTGTTATGGGCGCTTTTTCAGCAATGAAGACGGCAGCCAATGAAGGTGATTCGCAAACTTTCCAACACCGCTTAAATGATTTTCTGAAGCAATATCAAATGATTCGGGCAGCGTTAGTCATTGATTTAGAGCCGCACCATACACAACGGCTCGAGTCACATATCCAGTTTGTTGAGCGCCAGCGTCATGATTTTGTTAATGATAGCGAAAAAGTCAAGCACTTAGATGTCATGGAAGAGGATTTCAAAGCGTTATATCAACAGTTTCAGGAGGACTCATCTGATCCATCCTTATTATGGGTGATTATATCTGTCGGAGGAATGATTATTGTCTCGTTATCTTATGTTGGGTGGAAAAAATACAAGGCGGAAAAGAAAAAAGTAAAGGTTGAAGAGTAG
- a CDS encoding prephenate dehydrogenase encodes MSRTAFIIGLGLIGGSIALALKEEHDVNIIGYDIDERQLKMAHSLKVIDEHRHSIEAGVIEADLIILATPVTKTEQLLEEMIDYEMKPGAIITDVGSTKQRIFEKASGLARKDVTFIGGHPMAGSHKTGVEAARAHLFENAFYILTPTAQTNITKVIQLQNWLKGTKAKFIEMTPDQHDRLAGAVSHFPHIVAASLVHQLAKIEGEDPLVSRLAAGGFRDITRVASASPVMWRDILLHNKDQLLGLLDHWQEEMAYVKGLIESEASDKIYRYFDVAKEFRDGLPIHKKGAIPSFYDLYVDVPDHPGVISDVTSILAQAGISITNIRIIETREDIMGVLRLSFRSESDRTKAQECLGNQLYETYLMQ; translated from the coding sequence GTGTCACGTACAGCCTTTATCATTGGCTTAGGATTGATTGGCGGTTCAATTGCTTTAGCATTGAAAGAGGAGCATGATGTAAACATCATCGGGTATGATATTGATGAACGTCAACTGAAAATGGCCCATTCACTAAAAGTAATTGATGAACATAGGCATTCAATTGAAGCTGGTGTAATAGAAGCGGACTTAATTATTTTGGCGACGCCAGTAACCAAAACCGAACAACTGCTTGAAGAGATGATTGATTACGAAATGAAGCCGGGGGCTATCATCACAGATGTTGGCAGTACAAAACAACGAATTTTTGAAAAGGCAAGCGGATTAGCAAGAAAAGATGTGACGTTTATTGGGGGGCATCCGATGGCAGGTTCCCATAAGACGGGTGTAGAAGCTGCGCGTGCACATTTGTTTGAAAATGCATTCTACATTTTAACTCCGACAGCCCAGACGAATATAACGAAGGTTATTCAACTTCAAAATTGGTTAAAAGGGACAAAAGCAAAGTTTATTGAAATGACACCAGATCAGCATGACCGGCTTGCTGGAGCGGTCAGTCATTTTCCTCACATTGTTGCAGCTAGTCTCGTACATCAATTGGCTAAGATTGAAGGGGAGGATCCGCTCGTTTCTAGACTTGCAGCGGGAGGCTTTCGAGATATTACAAGAGTTGCCTCGGCAAGTCCGGTGATGTGGCGCGATATTCTCTTACATAATAAAGATCAATTGTTAGGTCTACTCGATCATTGGCAGGAGGAAATGGCTTATGTAAAAGGGTTAATCGAAAGCGAGGCTAGCGATAAGATCTATCGTTACTTTGATGTGGCGAAGGAATTTCGCGATGGGTTACCGATACATAAAAAAGGAGCGATTCCGTCGTTTTATGACTTATATGTCGATGTACCAGATCATCCAGGTGTGATTAGTGATGTGACTAGCATCCTTGCGCAAGCAGGTATTAGTATAACAAATATTCGTATTATTGAAACGAGAGAAGATATTATGGGCGTCTTACGGTTGAGTTTTCGATCAGAGTCCGATCGTACAAAAGCACAAGAGTGTCTAGGGAATCAACTGTATGAAACGTATTTGATGCAATAG
- a CDS encoding DUF1405 domain-containing protein has protein sequence MLGQPWALFIVFLINLFGTIYGYWWYKDQLAITPAHFYLFVPDSPTASLFFLFVLAMFFVRKNWPLMEAFAAVTLIKYGIWAVVMNMAAGVAGTSLNWQHYMLIFSHLGMAVQALLYAPYYRIKVWHLVVVAIWTLHNDVIDYVFGMHPWVAGSLHEFVPHIGYFTFWLSILSLTTVYLVAIRSKSVKIEL, from the coding sequence ATGTTAGGACAACCGTGGGCGTTGTTCATCGTATTTTTAATTAATTTATTCGGAACTATTTATGGGTACTGGTGGTATAAGGATCAGTTAGCGATCACTCCTGCTCATTTTTATCTTTTTGTCCCAGATAGCCCCACCGCTAGCTTGTTTTTTCTATTTGTATTAGCAATGTTTTTCGTCAGGAAAAATTGGCCACTAATGGAAGCCTTTGCAGCGGTGACACTCATTAAATATGGCATTTGGGCTGTTGTGATGAATATGGCCGCTGGCGTTGCTGGAACTTCGCTTAATTGGCAACATTATATGCTCATCTTTTCACACTTAGGGATGGCTGTGCAAGCATTGTTATACGCTCCTTATTACCGAATTAAGGTTTGGCATTTAGTTGTTGTTGCGATCTGGACCCTCCATAATGATGTGATTGACTATGTATTTGGGATGCATCCATGGGTAGCGGGGAGCTTACATGAATTTGTTCCTCATATTGGTTACTTTACTTTTTGGTTAAGTATTTTATCACTGACAACGGTTTATCTGGTAGCGATACGAAGCAAAAGTGTGAAGATAGAACTTTGA
- the aroA gene encoding 3-phosphoshikimate 1-carboxyvinyltransferase: MADVVVEPVRQGLNGDITIPGDKSISHRAVMFGAVANGRTTIEGFLPGEDCISTISCFKKLGVAIDHEQDRVTVDGNGWDGLQEPVEILDVGNSGTTTRLMLGVLAARPFHSVIIGDQSIAKRPMSRVTVPLRDMGASIDGRAEGNLTPLSIRGGNTKGISYTSKVASAQVKSAILLAGIQSEGITSVHEPFISRDHTERMLEAFGVEVERDGNTVSVRGKQELTGRHIVIPGDISSAAFFLVAGAIVPNSNITLRNVGMNPTRTGIIDVLLAMGADLTLSNQQVLNGEPVADLTIATSSLKAIEIGGELIPRLIDEIPVIAVLATQASGKTVIKDAEELKVKETNRIDTVVSELKKIGASIEATEDGMIINGTGCLQGAHVQSFGDHRIGMAMAVAACVSDQPVTIAESEAIAVSYPTFFTDLNTLKSL; this comes from the coding sequence ATGGCAGACGTAGTGGTAGAACCAGTGAGACAAGGATTGAATGGTGATATTACCATACCTGGTGATAAATCGATTTCACACCGAGCTGTTATGTTTGGTGCAGTAGCAAATGGGAGAACAACCATTGAGGGATTTTTGCCAGGCGAAGATTGTATAAGTACAATTTCCTGTTTTAAAAAGCTTGGTGTAGCCATCGATCATGAGCAAGACCGCGTCACTGTAGATGGTAACGGCTGGGATGGTTTGCAGGAACCTGTAGAGATATTAGATGTTGGTAATTCGGGGACGACGACCCGGTTAATGCTTGGGGTCCTAGCGGCTCGCCCGTTTCATTCTGTAATTATAGGGGATCAATCCATTGCTAAACGACCGATGTCACGAGTGACCGTACCATTACGCGATATGGGAGCGTCCATTGACGGTCGCGCAGAAGGGAACTTGACCCCTCTATCGATTCGCGGAGGGAATACAAAAGGCATATCGTATACATCAAAGGTAGCGAGTGCACAGGTGAAATCAGCCATTTTATTAGCAGGTATCCAAAGTGAAGGCATAACCTCGGTACATGAACCGTTTATCTCAAGAGACCATACCGAGCGAATGTTAGAGGCTTTCGGTGTAGAAGTAGAGCGTGACGGCAATACAGTAAGTGTGAGAGGTAAGCAAGAACTAACAGGTCGTCATATTGTCATACCTGGAGACATCTCTTCCGCAGCGTTCTTCCTTGTGGCTGGAGCCATCGTTCCCAATAGCAATATTACGTTAAGAAATGTTGGTATGAACCCAACGAGGACAGGAATCATTGATGTTCTTTTAGCCATGGGAGCTGATTTAACCTTAAGTAATCAGCAAGTGTTGAACGGAGAACCAGTGGCTGATTTGACGATTGCAACATCTTCACTAAAAGCGATCGAAATCGGTGGTGAATTAATCCCGAGGTTAATTGATGAGATACCAGTCATCGCAGTTTTAGCGACTCAAGCGAGTGGTAAGACGGTGATTAAAGATGCAGAAGAACTAAAAGTTAAAGAAACGAATCGTATAGATACAGTAGTGAGTGAATTGAAAAAAATAGGTGCATCGATTGAAGCGACCGAAGATGGCATGATCATAAATGGTACTGGTTGCTTGCAAGGGGCTCATGTACAAAGTTTTGGGGATCATCGCATTGGAATGGCAATGGCTGTGGCAGCTTGTGTGAGCGACCAGCCTGTTACAATTGCCGAAAGTGAAGCGATTGCCGTCTCTTATCCGACATTTTTCACTGACTTAAACACGTTAAAATCTTTGTAA
- a CDS encoding tetratricopeptide repeat protein, protein MNQAIDQAMRLIEQGATEKGLNKLEDIEKTANHDTKYTLAQVYFELGLIDRSKVIIDELLALYPDEGELYTFAAELYIDLDQEDEAIEMLLEIKEQDEAYLQAQLLLADLYQMQGLDEVAEQKLLQAAKRAPDEPIISFGLAEFYLDRGDYGKSIPYYKKVIYSKESLPTEINVDLRMAEAYSANGQFEDALIHYEKGLKNSEELNAIFGYGYTAYQLGEYKTAIAQFEKLKELDPQYSSLYPYLAKALEAQESLNEALTAVKEGVAVDEYNDSLFVHAGKLSLKLKQTQQAEEYLRDALALNPANFEAFRTLAAFLREEERYDDVIELIAHIKEFGEEDPLFEWYLASAYHHEDQVDKADKHYQRAIDAFREDADFLEEYGRFLLELGYREKALAYLRKSVGYDQSRLHLQELIFEIESYS, encoded by the coding sequence ATGAACCAAGCAATTGATCAAGCTATGCGCCTTATTGAACAAGGTGCGACAGAAAAAGGTTTAAACAAGTTAGAGGACATTGAAAAAACAGCCAATCATGATACGAAGTATACGCTTGCGCAAGTTTATTTTGAATTAGGATTAATTGATCGCTCGAAAGTAATAATTGATGAGCTTTTAGCTCTTTATCCTGATGAAGGCGAACTTTATACGTTTGCAGCTGAATTATATATCGACCTTGATCAGGAAGACGAAGCCATCGAGATGTTGTTAGAAATTAAGGAACAAGACGAGGCCTATTTGCAAGCACAGCTGTTACTGGCTGATTTATATCAAATGCAGGGGTTGGATGAAGTAGCAGAGCAAAAGTTATTGCAGGCGGCTAAAAGAGCGCCAGATGAACCAATCATCTCTTTTGGCCTTGCAGAGTTTTATCTGGATCGGGGAGACTATGGAAAGAGTATTCCCTATTACAAGAAAGTCATCTATTCAAAGGAATCATTGCCTACAGAAATCAATGTCGATTTACGTATGGCAGAGGCTTATAGTGCGAATGGTCAATTTGAGGATGCTCTTATCCATTATGAAAAAGGATTAAAAAATAGTGAAGAGCTCAATGCGATTTTTGGGTACGGGTATACCGCTTATCAATTAGGTGAGTATAAAACAGCGATTGCGCAGTTTGAAAAGTTGAAAGAGCTAGACCCACAGTACAGCAGTTTATATCCTTATTTGGCGAAAGCCCTTGAAGCCCAAGAGTCTTTAAATGAAGCATTAACTGCAGTCAAAGAGGGTGTCGCTGTTGATGAGTACAATGACTCCTTATTTGTACATGCAGGTAAGCTTAGCCTAAAACTAAAGCAAACACAACAGGCTGAGGAATACTTACGAGATGCTCTTGCGCTAAATCCAGCTAATTTTGAAGCATTTCGAACATTAGCAGCTTTCTTAAGGGAAGAAGAGCGCTATGATGATGTTATTGAGTTAATTGCTCATATCAAAGAATTTGGAGAAGAGGATCCGCTGTTTGAATGGTACTTAGCTAGTGCTTATCACCATGAAGATCAAGTCGATAAAGCAGACAAGCACTACCAACGAGCAATCGATGCCTTTAGAGAAGATGCAGACTTCCTAGAGGAATATGGAAGGTTTTTATTAGAGCTTGGTTATCGGGAAAAAGCGCTTGCTTATCTGCGTAAATCCGTAGGTTACGATCAGAGTCGTCTTCACCTTCAAGAATTAATCTTTGAGATCGAATCATACTCATAA
- a CDS encoding YpiF family protein, with product MKWQAIEIDTYLQAKEYVDTAIIPLVPISWEKEVKGTVAMGEFIMIMADELERQFRGRVIQFPAFSYLKSEPLDDRVQRLECWYQELTEHGVKHVVYITSDHDWKTAENKLSDMLLWLPTIPLEHMDHQYKVQTVSDQIKQLLPIMTNKWQNDSGLQND from the coding sequence ATGAAATGGCAAGCAATAGAAATTGATACTTACTTACAAGCAAAAGAATATGTTGATACAGCAATTATCCCATTAGTTCCGATTTCATGGGAAAAGGAAGTGAAAGGAACGGTAGCGATGGGCGAATTTATTATGATTATGGCGGATGAATTAGAGCGACAGTTTAGAGGTCGTGTCATTCAGTTTCCTGCTTTTAGCTATTTGAAATCTGAGCCACTTGACGATCGCGTTCAACGCTTGGAATGTTGGTATCAAGAACTTACTGAACATGGAGTGAAGCATGTCGTTTATATCACGAGTGATCATGACTGGAAAACAGCCGAAAATAAGTTAAGTGATATGTTGTTGTGGCTTCCGACGATCCCGTTAGAGCACATGGATCATCAATATAAGGTTCAAACGGTTTCAGACCAAATTAAACAACTATTGCCTATTATGACAAATAAATGGCAAAATGATAGTGGTCTGCAAAATGATTAA
- a CDS encoding ubiquinol-cytochrome c reductase iron-sulfur subunit, with amino-acid sequence MSEKDHKVSRRQFLTYTLTGVGGFMAAGMLMPMARFALDPALQVGEEGDMVPIPLKADEVTQEPQRVDFTFEQVDAWYTSDVTNSAWVFEKDGEIVALSPVCTHLGCTVDWNTSEDHPNQFFCPCHYGRFEIDGTNVPGTPPTEPLHQYDLEVRDGTIYLGRARPQV; translated from the coding sequence ATGAGTGAAAAAGATCATAAAGTATCAAGACGTCAATTTTTGACGTACACGCTAACAGGTGTTGGTGGGTTTATGGCAGCAGGGATGTTAATGCCAATGGCACGTTTCGCACTTGATCCTGCATTACAAGTAGGAGAAGAAGGAGATATGGTGCCAATTCCATTAAAAGCAGATGAAGTAACCCAAGAACCACAACGTGTTGACTTTACGTTTGAACAAGTTGATGCTTGGTACACATCAGATGTGACAAATTCAGCGTGGGTATTTGAAAAAGATGGCGAGATCGTTGCTTTATCACCAGTTTGTACACATTTAGGCTGTACAGTTGACTGGAATACGAGTGAAGATCACCCAAATCAATTCTTCTGCCCGTGCCACTATGGTCGGTTTGAGATCGATGGTACCAATGTGCCTGGTACGCCTCCAACTGAACCACTTCACCAATATGACCTAGAGGTGAGAGATGGCACAATTTATTTAGGTAGAGCAAGACCACAAGTATAG
- a CDS encoding ReoY family proteolytic degradation factor, with amino-acid sequence MSSTISVIEKKDFLKWFLNTYQLKRRECAWLLNYLISDNDIMKHVHFVDKAEHCPKALVISSTDVEQIPFCFHKHQHVTMDAEKAFHDIRLNNEEDIYIQLNFPSSQTNPQYVAVLEDNPFLPRNEEATNVDQLLAEMVLDKAIVSFKRQRLLEEINKSLDQNDEQLFLSLTTELNKLSALDQ; translated from the coding sequence ATGAGCAGCACAATTTCAGTTATTGAGAAGAAGGATTTTCTAAAGTGGTTTTTAAACACTTATCAATTGAAAAGAAGAGAATGTGCATGGTTGTTAAATTACTTGATTAGTGATAATGACATTATGAAACACGTTCATTTTGTAGATAAGGCTGAGCATTGTCCTAAAGCGCTTGTTATTTCATCAACAGACGTTGAGCAAATTCCGTTTTGTTTTCATAAGCACCAGCATGTAACGATGGATGCAGAAAAAGCGTTCCACGATATCCGTCTCAATAACGAGGAAGATATTTATATTCAACTTAATTTTCCGAGTTCACAAACAAACCCACAATATGTTGCTGTGTTAGAAGATAATCCTTTTCTTCCTAGAAATGAAGAAGCCACAAATGTTGACCAGCTCTTGGCGGAAATGGTACTTGATAAAGCAATCGTTTCGTTTAAGAGGCAACGGCTATTAGAAGAGATCAACAAATCTCTTGATCAAAATGATGAGCAGTTATTTCTATCGCTAACAACGGAATTAAATAAACTTTCTGCCCTTGATCAATAG
- a CDS encoding menaquinol-cytochrome c reductase cytochrome b/c subunit, with translation MKRGKGMKFVGDSRIPAEGRMPNIPKDYSEYPGKTEAFWPNFLLKEWMVGAVFLIGYLCLTVAHPSPLERMADPTDSGYIPLPDWYFLFLYQLLKYEYAAGDYTVIGAVVIPGLAFGALLLAPWLDRGPERRPSKRPIATGLMMLAVIATIYLTWESVDEHDWEAAAQQGEIIEHEIDQDARGYEIYSEQSCIGCHGNQMEGGAGAPALFETGLTVDEIKEITVNGMGDMPAGMFDGSDEELEILAEYIANDGHEE, from the coding sequence ATGAAACGTGGTAAAGGTATGAAGTTTGTAGGTGATTCTCGTATCCCTGCTGAGGGGAGAATGCCGAATATTCCTAAAGATTACTCGGAATATCCAGGTAAAACGGAAGCGTTTTGGCCAAACTTCTTATTAAAAGAATGGATGGTTGGTGCGGTCTTTTTAATCGGATACCTTTGTTTAACAGTGGCTCATCCATCCCCATTAGAGCGAATGGCTGATCCTACTGATTCAGGATACATTCCGCTTCCGGACTGGTATTTCTTATTCTTATACCAATTACTTAAGTACGAATATGCAGCCGGTGACTATACGGTTATTGGTGCTGTGGTTATTCCTGGTTTAGCATTTGGTGCATTGCTTCTTGCGCCATGGTTAGATCGTGGTCCGGAGCGCCGTCCATCAAAACGACCAATTGCAACTGGTTTAATGATGCTTGCAGTCATAGCAACAATTTATTTAACTTGGGAGTCAGTTGATGAACATGATTGGGAAGCTGCTGCTCAACAAGGTGAAATCATCGAACATGAAATTGATCAGGATGCAAGAGGGTATGAAATCTATTCCGAACAATCCTGTATCGGATGTCATGGTAACCAAATGGAAGGTGGGGCCGGAGCGCCAGCACTTTTTGAAACGGGATTAACGGTTGATGAGATTAAAGAGATTACAGTTAATGGTATGGGTGATATGCCAGCCGGAATGTTCGATGGATCAGATGAAGAATTAGAAATTTTAGCAGAGTATATTGCTAATGATGGGCATGAAGAGTAA